The following are encoded together in the Mesoterricola sediminis genome:
- the rplX gene encoding 50S ribosomal protein L24 gives MDKPTKMKLKKGDDVIVIAGKEKGKRGQVAKVQPSANKVVVTGLNLIKKATKPNQQTGEGGGIVTKEAPIHASNVMLVDPKTQKPTRKRAE, from the coding sequence ATGGACAAGCCGACCAAGATGAAGCTCAAGAAGGGTGACGACGTCATCGTCATCGCCGGCAAGGAAAAGGGCAAGCGCGGCCAGGTCGCCAAGGTCCAGCCCTCCGCCAACAAGGTGGTGGTCACCGGCCTGAACCTGATCAAGAAGGCCACCAAGCCCAACCAGCAGACCGGTGAAGGCGGCGGCATCGTGACGAAGGAGGCTCCCATCCACGCCTCCAACGTCATGCTGGTCGACCCCAAGACCCAGAAGCCCACCCGCAAGCGGGCCGAGTAA
- the rplE gene encoding 50S ribosomal protein L5, with protein MPNAADPRTKARYQSEVAGKLKEEFGYTSAMQVPRLQKIVINMGVGDAIQNIKVLDTAVDELTAIAGQKAVVRKAKKSVAQFKLRAGMPIACMVTLRGNRMWEFFDRLTSLSLPRVRDFRGVPTKSFDGRGNYTLGLKDQLIFQEIDYSKVEKLKGMNITFVTSAPTDAEARALLAHLGMPFRK; from the coding sequence ATGCCTAACGCTGCGGATCCCCGCACCAAGGCCCGCTACCAGTCCGAAGTGGCTGGCAAGCTCAAGGAGGAGTTCGGCTACACCTCTGCCATGCAGGTGCCCCGACTCCAGAAGATCGTCATCAACATGGGCGTCGGCGACGCCATCCAGAACATCAAGGTCCTGGACACCGCCGTCGACGAACTGACCGCCATCGCCGGTCAGAAGGCCGTGGTCCGCAAGGCCAAGAAGAGCGTCGCCCAGTTCAAGCTGCGCGCCGGGATGCCCATCGCCTGCATGGTCACCCTCCGCGGCAACCGGATGTGGGAGTTCTTCGACCGGCTGACGTCCCTTTCCCTCCCCCGCGTCCGCGATTTCCGCGGCGTGCCCACCAAGAGCTTCGACGGCCGGGGCAACTACACCCTGGGCCTCAAGGACCAGCTGATCTTCCAGGAGATCGACTACAGCAAGGTCGAGAAGCTGAAGGGCATGAACATCACCTTCGTCACGTCCGCTCCCACGGACGCTGAAGCCCGCGCGCTGCTTGCCCACCTGGGCATGCCTTTCCGGAAATAG
- a CDS encoding type Z 30S ribosomal protein S14, translated as MASTNKIHKDSVKPKFSTQHRNRCKCCGRPRGYMRKFELCRLCFRKHALAGELPGVQKSSW; from the coding sequence ATGGCAAGCACGAACAAGATCCACAAGGACAGCGTCAAGCCCAAGTTTTCCACCCAGCACCGGAACCGCTGCAAGTGCTGCGGCCGTCCCCGGGGCTACATGAGGAAGTTCGAACTGTGCCGCCTGTGCTTCCGCAAGCACGCGCTGGCCGGTGAGCTTCCCGGCGTCCAGAAGTCCAGCTGGTAA
- the rpsH gene encoding 30S ribosomal protein S8: MNTDPIADYLTRIRNGIMAGHDAVVIPASKMKDRLSAILKQEGYIHGYKAVEHEGRNYLIVNLKYVKNGESVIHGLKRVSTPGLRVYAGAKEIPEVQGGLGIAILTTPKGLLTGKDARKQNLGGEVLAHVW, encoded by the coding sequence ATGAACACCGATCCGATCGCAGATTACCTCACCCGCATCCGCAACGGGATCATGGCCGGCCACGACGCCGTCGTCATCCCCGCCAGCAAGATGAAGGACCGCCTTTCCGCCATCCTGAAGCAGGAAGGCTACATTCACGGCTACAAGGCCGTGGAGCACGAGGGCCGGAACTACCTCATCGTCAACCTGAAGTACGTGAAGAACGGCGAGTCCGTCATCCACGGCCTCAAGCGCGTCTCCACCCCCGGCCTGCGCGTCTACGCCGGCGCCAAGGAGATCCCCGAGGTCCAGGGCGGCCTCGGCATCGCCATCCTCACCACCCCGAAGGGCCTGCTGACCGGCAAGGATGCCCGGAAGCAGAACCTGGGCGGTGAAGTCCTGGCCCACGTCTGGTAG
- the rplF gene encoding 50S ribosomal protein L6 translates to MSRIGKKPVALPKGVKVTVHGAEAVVEGAKGTLNCPIPQGITLDVQADSINLTRQDDQPQSRAYHGLTRALLNNAVQGVTSGWKKELDIVGVGYKAAMEGEALRLDLGYSHPINYVAPQGISIAVEKNTHLIVTGIDRQLVGQVAADIRKFRKPEPYKGKGVQYTGEVIRRKAGKTGK, encoded by the coding sequence ATGTCTCGCATCGGAAAGAAGCCAGTGGCACTGCCGAAAGGCGTGAAAGTGACCGTCCACGGGGCTGAGGCCGTCGTCGAAGGCGCCAAGGGCACCCTGAACTGCCCCATCCCGCAGGGGATCACCCTCGACGTCCAGGCCGATTCCATCAACCTCACCCGCCAGGATGACCAGCCCCAGAGCCGCGCCTACCACGGCCTGACCCGGGCCCTCCTGAACAACGCCGTCCAGGGCGTGACCAGCGGCTGGAAGAAGGAACTCGACATCGTCGGCGTCGGCTACAAGGCCGCCATGGAGGGCGAAGCCCTCCGCCTCGACCTCGGCTACAGCCACCCCATCAACTACGTGGCCCCCCAGGGCATCTCCATCGCCGTGGAGAAGAACACCCACCTGATCGTCACCGGCATCGACCGGCAGCTGGTCGGGCAGGTGGCCGCCGACATCCGGAAGTTCCGCAAGCCCGAGCCCTACAAGGGCAAGGGTGTCCAGTACACGGGCGAAGTCATCCGCCGCAAGGCCGGCAAGACCGGGAAGTAG